A genome region from Bacteroides stercoris ATCC 43183 includes the following:
- a CDS encoding bifunctional dihydroorotate dehydrogenase B NAD binding subunit/NADPH-dependent glutamate synthase, whose product MNKIISKEHFSEKVFKLVIEAPLIAKSRKAGHFVIVRVGEKGERMPLTIAAADPVKGTITLVVQEVGLSSTRLCELNEGDYITDVVGPLGQATHIENFGTVVCAGGGVGVAPMLPIVQALKAAGNRVITVLAGRTKELIILEKEMRESSDEVIIMTDDGSYGRKGLVTEGVEDVIKREKVDKCFCIGPAIMMKFVCLLTKKYEIPTDVSLNTIMVDGTGMCGACRITIGGKTKFVCVDGPEFDGHQVDFDEMLKRMGAFKNIEREEMHKLEEPQTCQATGENTQAEDEKNRNAAWRQELRKSMKAKERTAIPRVEMNELDAEYRSHSRKEEVNRGLTEEQALTEAKRCLDCANPGCMEGCPVGIDIPRFIKNIERGEFLEAAKTLKETSALPAVCGRVCPQEKQCESKCIHLKMNEKPVAIGYLERFAADYERESGQISVPEIKEKNGIKIAVIGSGPAGLSFAGDMAKYGYDVTVFEALHEIGGVLKYGIPEFRLPNKIVDVEIENLAQMGVKFIKDCIIGKTLSVEQLEEEGFKGIFVASGAGLPNFMNIPGENSINILSSNEYLTRVNLMDAASEDSDTPVPFGKCVAVIGGGNTAMDSVRTARRLGAERAMIIYRRSEEEMPARIEEVKHAKEEGVEFLTLHNPIEYIADEQGKVKQVVLQKMELGEPDASGRRSPVPIPGATETIDIDLAIVSVGVSPNPIVPSSIKGLELGRKGTIAVNDNMQSSIPTIYAGGDIVRGGATVILAMGDGRKAAAAMNEQLKN is encoded by the coding sequence ATGAATAAAATCATTAGCAAAGAACATTTCTCTGAAAAGGTCTTCAAATTAGTAATTGAAGCACCGTTAATTGCTAAATCGCGCAAGGCAGGACACTTTGTAATAGTACGTGTAGGCGAAAAAGGCGAGCGCATGCCGCTGACCATTGCCGCTGCCGACCCTGTAAAGGGAACTATCACTTTGGTTGTACAGGAAGTAGGTCTCTCATCTACCCGCTTGTGTGAGCTGAATGAAGGTGATTATATAACCGATGTTGTCGGTCCGCTGGGACAAGCCACCCATATCGAGAACTTCGGAACTGTTGTTTGCGCCGGTGGCGGTGTGGGTGTAGCCCCGATGCTTCCCATCGTGCAGGCATTGAAAGCTGCCGGTAACCGTGTGATTACAGTGCTGGCAGGACGCACCAAAGAGCTGATTATCCTTGAAAAAGAGATGCGCGAAAGCTCCGACGAGGTCATTATCATGACGGACGACGGTTCATACGGCCGTAAAGGTTTGGTTACGGAAGGTGTGGAAGATGTTATCAAACGCGAGAAAGTAGACAAATGCTTCTGTATCGGCCCGGCCATTATGATGAAATTCGTTTGTTTGCTGACGAAGAAATACGAAATACCCACCGATGTATCCTTGAATACCATCATGGTAGACGGAACCGGAATGTGCGGCGCCTGCCGTATCACCATCGGCGGTAAAACCAAATTTGTATGCGTAGACGGCCCGGAATTCGACGGTCACCAGGTAGATTTCGACGAAATGCTGAAACGCATGGGTGCATTCAAAAATATCGAACGCGAAGAAATGCATAAACTGGAAGAACCGCAAACTTGTCAGGCAACCGGCGAGAACACTCAGGCAGAAGATGAAAAAAACCGCAATGCCGCCTGGCGTCAAGAACTGCGCAAGTCCATGAAAGCCAAAGAGCGTACTGCCATTCCCCGCGTGGAAATGAACGAGTTGGATGCGGAATACCGTTCGCACAGCCGCAAGGAAGAAGTGAACCGGGGATTGACCGAGGAACAGGCCCTGACAGAAGCCAAACGTTGTTTGGACTGCGCCAATCCGGGGTGCATGGAGGGTTGCCCCGTAGGTATAGACATACCCCGTTTCATCAAGAATATAGAACGCGGCGAGTTTCTGGAAGCAGCCAAAACATTGAAAGAAACCAGCGCATTGCCCGCTGTCTGCGGTCGTGTGTGTCCGCAGGAAAAACAATGCGAATCCAAGTGTATCCACTTAAAGATGAACGAAAAGCCGGTTGCCATCGGTTATCTGGAACGCTTCGCTGCAGATTACGAGCGGGAAAGCGGACAAATCTCCGTGCCGGAAATCAAAGAAAAGAACGGCATTAAGATTGCTGTAATCGGTTCGGGACCCGCCGGTCTGTCTTTCGCCGGAGATATGGCGAAATATGGTTACGATGTTACCGTATTCGAGGCACTGCACGAAATCGGCGGCGTATTGAAATACGGTATCCCCGAGTTCCGTCTGCCCAACAAGATTGTGGATGTAGAAATCGAGAACCTTGCCCAAATGGGTGTGAAGTTTATCAAGGACTGCATCATCGGCAAGACATTAAGCGTAGAACAACTGGAAGAAGAAGGGTTCAAAGGCATATTCGTCGCTTCCGGTGCCGGACTGCCGAACTTCATGAACATCCCCGGTGAAAACTCCATCAATATCCTATCGTCCAACGAATACCTGACGCGCGTCAACCTGATGGACGCCGCCAGCGAAGATTCCGATACGCCTGTGCCTTTCGGTAAATGCGTAGCCGTTATCGGTGGCGGTAACACGGCTATGGACTCCGTCCGCACAGCCCGCCGCCTGGGCGCCGAACGCGCTATGATTATCTACCGCCGCTCGGAAGAAGAGATGCCCGCACGTATCGAGGAAGTGAAACATGCCAAGGAAGAAGGTGTAGAATTCCTGACACTCCACAACCCGATAGAATACATTGCCGACGAGCAAGGAAAAGTAAAACAGGTGGTTCTTCAAAAAATGGAACTGGGCGAACCCGATGCTTCCGGACGCCGCAGTCCTGTCCCCATTCCGGGAGCTACCGAAACGATTGACATTGACCTTGCCATTGTCAGCGTGGGTGTTTCTCCTAATCCGATTGTTCCGAGTTCTATCAAAGGACTTGAATTGGGGCGCAAAGGTACGATTGCCGTAAACGACAACATGCAGTCGTCCATACCGACCATTTATGCCGGTGGCGACATTGTCCGCGGCGGCGCTACCGTAATCCTTGCTATGGGCGACGGGCGGAAAGCTGCCGCAGCAATGAATGAACAACTGAAGAACTAA
- the serS gene encoding serine--tRNA ligase — protein sequence MLTIKQITDNTDAVIRGLEKKHFKNAKETIEQVLETNNKRRNTQTILDKNLSEVNSLSKSIGMLMKEGKKDEAETAKNRVAELKEANKALQEEMDQAATDLQNLLYTIPNVPYDSVPEGVGADDNVVEKMGGMETELPKDALPHWELAKKYDLIDFDLGVKITGAGFPVYKGKGAQLQRALINFFLDEARKSGYTEIMPPTVVNAASGYGTGQLPDKEGQMYHCEVDDLYLIPTAEVPVTNIYRDVILDEKQLPIKNCAYTQCFRREAGSYGKDVRGLNRLHEFSKVELVRIDKPEHSKESHQEMLDHVEGLLQKLELPYRILRLCGGDMSFTAALCFDFEVYSEAQKRWLEVSSVSNFDTYQANRLKCRYRTAEKKTELCHTLNGSALALPRIVAALLENNQTPEGIRIPKALVPYTGFEMID from the coding sequence ATGCTTACCATTAAACAAATTACAGACAATACCGACGCGGTAATCCGCGGACTGGAGAAAAAGCACTTCAAAAACGCCAAAGAAACCATTGAGCAAGTGCTGGAAACCAACAACAAACGACGCAATACCCAAACAATCTTAGATAAGAACCTGTCGGAAGTCAATTCCCTGTCCAAATCTATCGGAATGCTGATGAAAGAGGGCAAGAAAGACGAGGCAGAGACTGCCAAAAACCGTGTAGCCGAATTGAAAGAAGCCAACAAGGCATTGCAGGAAGAAATGGACCAAGCTGCAACCGACCTGCAGAACCTGCTCTATACAATTCCCAATGTTCCTTACGACAGCGTACCCGAAGGTGTAGGCGCCGACGACAATGTGGTTGAAAAAATGGGCGGCATGGAAACCGAACTTCCCAAAGATGCGCTTCCACACTGGGAACTGGCCAAGAAATACGATCTGATAGACTTTGACCTGGGTGTTAAAATCACGGGTGCGGGCTTTCCTGTATATAAAGGAAAAGGCGCACAGCTCCAACGTGCGCTCATCAACTTCTTCCTGGACGAGGCACGCAAGTCGGGCTATACGGAAATAATGCCGCCGACAGTGGTCAATGCGGCTTCCGGTTACGGAACAGGCCAGTTGCCCGACAAAGAGGGTCAGATGTATCATTGCGAAGTGGACGATTTGTATCTGATTCCGACTGCCGAAGTTCCCGTAACGAATATCTATCGCGATGTAATCCTTGACGAGAAGCAGCTTCCTATCAAAAACTGCGCTTATACGCAATGTTTCCGTCGCGAAGCAGGCTCATACGGTAAAGACGTACGCGGCTTGAACCGTCTGCACGAATTCTCCAAAGTAGAATTGGTGCGCATCGACAAGCCGGAACATTCCAAAGAGTCTCACCAAGAGATGTTGGACCATGTGGAAGGATTGCTCCAGAAACTGGAACTGCCTTATCGCATCCTGCGTCTGTGTGGTGGCGACATGAGTTTTACAGCTGCCCTTTGCTTCGACTTCGAGGTGTACTCCGAAGCACAGAAACGCTGGCTGGAAGTAAGTTCGGTATCCAACTTCGACACTTATCAGGCCAACCGCCTGAAATGCCGCTACCGTACAGCGGAAAAGAAAACAGAGCTTTGCCATACACTGAACGGTTCTGCGCTGGCATTGCCGCGTATCGTAGCAGCGCTATTGGAAAACAACCAGACACCGGAAGGTATCCGCATTCCGAAAGCACTGGTTCCCTATACAGGATTTGAGATGATTGACTAA
- the rpmA gene encoding 50S ribosomal protein L27, translating into MAHKKGVGSSKNGRESQSKRLGVKIFGGEACKAGNIIVRQRGTEFHPGNNIGMGKDHTLFALVDGTVQFKVGREDRRFVSVIPAENAEA; encoded by the coding sequence ATGGCACATAAAAAAGGTGTCGGTAGTTCTAAGAACGGCCGCGAATCACAGAGCAAGAGATTAGGCGTTAAGATATTTGGTGGCGAAGCTTGCAAGGCAGGTAACATCATCGTTCGTCAAAGAGGTACTGAATTCCATCCGGGTAACAACATCGGTATGGGTAAAGACCACACTCTTTTCGCCTTGGTAGACGGAACTGTACAGTTCAAAGTAGGTAGAGAAGACAGAAGATTCGTTTCTGTTATTCCTGCCGAAAATGCAGAAGCATAA
- the rplU gene encoding 50S ribosomal protein L21, whose amino-acid sequence MYAIVEINGQQFKAEVGKKLFVHHMQNAEAGATVEFEKVLLVDKDGNITVGAPTVEGAKIVCEVVSGLVKGDKVLVFHKKRRKGYRKLNGHRQQFTELTIKEVVA is encoded by the coding sequence ATGTACGCAATTGTAGAAATCAACGGCCAGCAATTCAAAGCAGAAGTTGGCAAGAAACTGTTTGTACACCACATGCAAAACGCTGAAGCCGGTGCAACAGTAGAATTCGAGAAAGTTCTTTTGGTAGACAAAGACGGCAACATCACTGTAGGTGCTCCTACTGTAGAAGGCGCAAAGATAGTTTGCGAAGTTGTTTCCGGTTTGGTAAAAGGTGACAAGGTTCTTGTTTTCCACAAGAAAAGAAGAAAAGGATATCGCAAACTGAACGGTCACCGTCAGCAATTCACAGAGTTAACAATTAAGGAAGTAGTAGCTTAA
- a CDS encoding GH92 family glycosyl hydrolase encodes MKILRSICTVLPVLLLSSCMQRDALKVADECYADYVNPFIGTDFTGNTYPGAQVPFGMVQLSPDNGLPGWDRISGYFYPDSTIAGFSHTHLSGTGAGDLYDISFMPVTLPYKEAEEPLGIHSRFSHADESASAGYYRVLLKDYDINVELTATERCGIQRYTFPQADAAVILNLRKAMNWDFTEDSYVEKVDSVTIQGYRFSDGWARGQRIFFRTRFSRPFETMRLDSAAVLKDGKRIGTSVMARFDFKTTKGEQLLVSTAISGVSMEGAARNLAAEVPDDDFDKYLAAARKNWNGHLSRIEIECGNRDEKVKFYTALYHSMLAPTIYADVDGSYYGPDRQVHKADGWTNYSTFSLWDAYRASHPLYTYIEPARVNDMVKSFLAFYEQNGRLPVWNFYGSETDMMIGYHSVPVIVDACLKGIGDFDAKKALEACVATANMDDYRGIGLYKKHGYVPYNVTDSYNAENWSLSKTLEYAYDDYCIARLAEKLGERQVADEFYKRSQNYKNVYNPQTSFMQPRDDKGAFIDGFSPDDYTPHICESNGWQYFWSVQQDIDGLIALTGGKERFAQKLDSMFTYRPADDEELPIFSTGMIGQYAHGNEPSHHVIYLFNKVGQPWKTQKYASEVMRELYKNTPAGLCGNEDCGQMSAWYVFSAMGFYPVNPVGGEYEIGTPLYPEVRMRLSNGKTFTVLAHGVSGKNRYIRSVKLDGKPYDKSYIMHEQIMNGSILEFEMGSEPGKAWY; translated from the coding sequence ATGAAAATATTGAGATCCATTTGTACAGTCTTGCCTGTCCTGTTGCTATCCTCTTGTATGCAGCGGGACGCTTTGAAAGTCGCAGACGAATGTTATGCAGACTATGTAAATCCGTTTATCGGTACAGATTTTACCGGGAATACATATCCCGGTGCACAGGTTCCCTTCGGCATGGTGCAACTCAGTCCCGACAACGGGCTTCCCGGTTGGGACCGCATTTCGGGATATTTTTATCCCGACAGTACGATTGCCGGTTTCAGTCACACCCATCTTTCGGGTACAGGGGCGGGCGATTTGTATGACATTTCCTTCATGCCGGTAACTCTTCCTTATAAGGAGGCTGAAGAACCGTTGGGCATCCATTCCCGGTTCTCGCATGCCGATGAGTCCGCAAGCGCAGGTTACTATCGCGTGCTCCTGAAAGATTACGATATCAACGTAGAGCTTACCGCAACCGAGCGTTGCGGCATTCAGCGCTATACCTTTCCTCAGGCTGATGCAGCCGTTATCCTGAATTTGAGGAAAGCCATGAACTGGGACTTTACGGAAGATTCTTATGTAGAGAAAGTGGATTCCGTTACTATTCAGGGCTATCGTTTTTCTGACGGATGGGCGCGCGGTCAGCGCATCTTTTTCCGTACACGCTTTTCCCGCCCCTTTGAGACGATGCGGCTGGATTCGGCAGCAGTCCTGAAAGATGGAAAAAGAATCGGGACTTCGGTCATGGCACGTTTTGACTTTAAGACAACAAAGGGAGAACAGCTCCTTGTGAGCACGGCCATTTCGGGGGTAAGCATGGAAGGGGCAGCACGTAATCTGGCGGCGGAAGTACCTGATGATGATTTCGATAAATACCTTGCTGCCGCACGCAAAAACTGGAACGGGCATTTGTCACGGATAGAAATCGAGTGCGGCAATCGCGATGAAAAGGTGAAGTTTTACACGGCCCTTTACCACTCGATGCTGGCTCCTACCATCTATGCCGATGTGGACGGTTCTTATTACGGGCCCGACAGGCAGGTACATAAAGCCGACGGATGGACGAATTACAGCACTTTCTCCTTATGGGATGCGTACCGTGCCTCTCATCCGCTTTATACTTATATAGAACCGGCGCGTGTGAACGACATGGTGAAATCCTTCCTTGCCTTTTATGAGCAGAACGGTCGCCTGCCGGTATGGAATTTTTATGGCAGTGAAACGGATATGATGATAGGCTATCACTCCGTACCGGTCATTGTGGATGCCTGTCTGAAAGGTATAGGGGATTTTGATGCTAAGAAGGCTTTGGAGGCTTGCGTGGCTACAGCCAATATGGATGATTATCGGGGTATCGGCCTTTATAAGAAGCATGGATATGTGCCTTACAACGTGACGGATAGCTATAATGCAGAGAACTGGTCGCTCTCCAAAACCCTGGAGTATGCTTACGATGATTACTGTATAGCCCGCTTGGCCGAGAAGCTGGGTGAGCGGCAGGTAGCGGATGAATTCTACAAACGTTCGCAGAATTATAAGAATGTATATAATCCGCAGACATCTTTCATGCAGCCGCGTGATGACAAGGGAGCTTTTATAGACGGTTTCTCGCCGGATGATTATACGCCGCATATTTGCGAAAGCAACGGTTGGCAGTATTTCTGGTCGGTGCAGCAGGATATTGATGGGCTGATAGCCCTGACCGGCGGGAAGGAGCGCTTTGCGCAGAAGCTTGACAGTATGTTCACGTACCGCCCTGCCGATGATGAGGAGCTTCCAATTTTCAGTACCGGTATGATAGGGCAGTATGCGCATGGCAATGAACCGAGCCATCATGTTATTTATCTGTTCAACAAAGTGGGGCAACCCTGGAAAACCCAGAAGTATGCGTCGGAGGTGATGCGTGAGCTGTATAAGAATACGCCCGCCGGCTTGTGCGGTAATGAGGATTGCGGGCAGATGTCTGCCTGGTATGTATTCAGCGCCATGGGATTCTATCCTGTAAATCCGGTTGGCGGTGAGTATGAAATAGGTACGCCGCTGTATCCGGAGGTAAGGATGCGGTTGTCCAATGGCAAAACCTTTACGGTTCTTGCTCATGGGGTGAGCGGGAAGAATAGGTATATCCGGTCGGTGAAGCTCGACGGAAAGCCTTATGACAAAAGTTATATTATGCATGAGCAGATAATGAACGGCAGTATTCTGGAGTTCGAAATGGGAAGTGAACCCGGAAAAGCATGGTATTGA
- a CDS encoding RNA polymerase sigma-70 factor: protein MEDEFDIVYRQLFRKYYANLLFYAARMVGEEDAEDVVQEVFVELWHRKDSVTVGEQIQAFLYRAVYTRALNVLKHRDIKNSYEAAMQEVYNKRALFYQPDDNDVLKRIEDRELRKHIISAIDELPEKCKLVFKLSYLHNMKNKDIAEAMDVSLRTVEAHMYKALKFLRSRLEGYIRNK from the coding sequence ATGGAAGATGAGTTTGACATAGTGTACAGGCAACTTTTCCGGAAATACTATGCGAATCTGCTGTTTTATGCAGCGCGCATGGTAGGGGAGGAAGATGCCGAGGATGTGGTGCAGGAAGTGTTTGTGGAGCTCTGGCACAGAAAAGACAGTGTGACAGTGGGCGAGCAGATACAAGCTTTTCTGTACCGGGCGGTTTATACCCGTGCACTGAATGTGTTGAAACATCGCGACATCAAGAACAGCTATGAAGCAGCCATGCAGGAAGTGTACAATAAACGCGCCCTGTTTTACCAGCCGGATGATAACGATGTGCTGAAACGGATAGAAGACCGGGAATTAAGGAAGCATATCATCAGCGCCATCGACGAATTGCCGGAAAAATGCAAGCTGGTATTTAAGCTCAGCTATTTGCACAATATGAAGAATAAGGATATTGCCGAAGCCATGGATGTATCGCTCCGTACGGTAGAGGCTCATATGTATAAGGCATTGAAATTTTTGCGTAGCCGGCTGGAAGGTTATATCCGGAACAAATAG
- a CDS encoding SusC/RagA family TonB-linked outer membrane protein, whose amino-acid sequence MKNKYLCNFQKLLRAFLIFAMFATSSQIAAAQLNVALSNARLGTMIKQIKAQSKYQFFYDDNLASIPVHAVNLKNASLETVLDKALEGKGVSYRIEDGVVYLSKKETRTAVAQVAQQATHKVTGTVTDTTGEPLIGVSIQEVGTSNGAITDIDGNYTLNVSTPSAKLRFSYIGYEAVDIDVNGQAAINVTMKDDSQLLQEVVVTALGIKREKKMLGYAVQELKSDELNKTGDPSVTSALQGKVAGLQMNTSATGLGGSTKITIRGNSSLSDNNQPLWIVDGVPFSDNNNSDASFYGGVDRGGAALDINPDDIESISVLKGPNAAALYGSRAGNGVILVTTKKGSKKTGFGVRYNGNFTWSSVAETLEQQTRYGQGQIGANGGAEYTTSASGSWGPVLDGSQQKAWNGETYAYSKYGNKLEDYFDTGFSQNHNVSVSNGTETSHYRASVGISDSKGVFPNEKLNRVNIDLNAGTELNKWMSMDGKISLSRTKATDRPEYGNYGAINQLMGIPHNVRLDDLKQYSTENRVHSNWYGPTAGIRNPYYVLNQRHNSDERWRAFGYYGAKINFTDWLHLSAKYAFDYYRTRVENTNGGDGISGESFPSQIKDDKMDRGEENFFESNAEFVLMGDRQLTDNFRLGFTAGANFMYQKFENLTAGVGNMHTKGLWMFNASNLLRTAANVERERAMNSVFGSVQMSWKEYLSLDITARNDWSSTLPKAHNSFFYPSANLSFVISDFMKSIDKPLPSWVTFAKLRLSAAQVGKDTEPYQLINTYGYKFDNGILVPDKSNVKMNDNLKPEIATSYEAGLDMKFFNNRLGFDFTYYYSKTKNQIMKVPAAAPWSGGQWVNAGLITNQGVELMLYSTIVDTKDFTFDLNVNIAHNVSKVKELAPDANVNYLFFNGDNNFPVNVGARAGEKLGEIYAQKLYKRDDSGNIIIGENGLPQTINDEKERVNNPIGNIQPDLTMSVSPTFTYKGITLSAMFDMKFGGDILSYSEMVAAGNGLAKRTENRGEKDNYMMVFPGVTESGQPNTTKITASQYYGALLAEDFLYDASFIKLKELSIGYNFPTKLLKKTPIQSLSVSFVARNLCYLLKHTPGTSPEGGYDTTMFSQAIDYAALPYTRTFGLSVSLGF is encoded by the coding sequence ATGAAAAACAAGTATTTGTGCAATTTTCAGAAACTGCTTCGTGCATTTCTTATTTTTGCCATGTTTGCAACCTCTTCTCAGATTGCGGCAGCTCAACTGAATGTTGCTTTGTCAAATGCCCGTTTAGGGACTATGATAAAGCAGATCAAGGCGCAGTCCAAGTACCAATTTTTTTATGATGACAATCTGGCTTCCATTCCTGTACATGCAGTGAATTTGAAGAATGCTTCGTTGGAAACCGTTTTGGACAAGGCGCTCGAGGGAAAGGGTGTCAGCTATCGCATTGAAGACGGCGTGGTGTATCTTTCTAAAAAAGAAACGCGGACGGCAGTTGCCCAGGTAGCCCAGCAGGCAACTCACAAGGTAACGGGAACCGTTACGGATACTACGGGCGAACCGTTGATTGGCGTAAGTATTCAGGAAGTGGGGACTTCCAACGGTGCGATTACGGATATTGACGGTAATTATACGCTGAATGTTTCGACTCCGTCGGCCAAATTACGTTTCTCTTACATTGGCTATGAAGCGGTAGACATTGATGTAAACGGACAAGCCGCCATTAATGTAACGATGAAAGACGACTCGCAGTTATTGCAGGAGGTTGTGGTTACTGCCCTCGGTATCAAGCGCGAGAAGAAGATGCTGGGTTATGCGGTTCAGGAACTGAAGAGCGATGAACTGAATAAAACCGGCGACCCGTCGGTAACCAGCGCACTGCAAGGTAAGGTGGCAGGTCTTCAAATGAACACCTCGGCTACCGGCTTGGGCGGTTCTACCAAAATCACCATCCGCGGTAACTCTTCCTTGAGCGACAACAACCAGCCGTTGTGGATTGTAGACGGTGTACCGTTCAGCGATAACAATAACAGCGATGCTTCCTTCTATGGTGGTGTAGACCGTGGTGGCGCAGCACTCGACATTAATCCGGATGACATTGAAAGTATTTCCGTGTTGAAAGGACCTAATGCGGCAGCTCTTTACGGATCGCGTGCCGGTAACGGTGTTATCCTTGTTACAACCAAGAAAGGTTCCAAGAAAACCGGTTTCGGTGTGCGTTATAACGGTAATTTCACCTGGAGCAGTGTAGCGGAAACGCTGGAACAGCAAACCCGTTACGGACAAGGACAAATCGGTGCGAATGGCGGTGCTGAATATACTACATCGGCATCGGGCAGTTGGGGACCTGTTCTTGACGGCAGCCAGCAAAAGGCTTGGAACGGTGAGACATACGCTTACTCCAAGTATGGCAATAAACTGGAGGATTATTTCGATACCGGTTTCTCTCAAAATCATAACGTATCTGTGAGCAACGGTACGGAAACTTCTCATTATCGTGCTTCTGTCGGTATTTCGGACAGCAAGGGCGTATTCCCCAATGAAAAACTGAATCGTGTGAATATCGACCTTAATGCCGGTACGGAACTGAATAAGTGGATGTCTATGGACGGTAAAATCTCTTTGAGCCGCACGAAGGCAACAGACCGTCCGGAGTATGGTAACTACGGTGCAATCAATCAGTTGATGGGTATTCCTCATAATGTCCGTCTGGACGATTTGAAACAATATTCTACGGAGAACCGTGTACACAGCAACTGGTATGGTCCTACAGCCGGCATCCGTAATCCTTATTATGTACTGAACCAACGTCACAACAGCGACGAGCGCTGGCGTGCCTTCGGTTATTATGGAGCTAAAATCAACTTTACCGATTGGTTGCATCTTTCAGCCAAATATGCGTTCGACTACTATCGTACCCGTGTGGAGAATACCAATGGCGGTGACGGTATCAGCGGAGAATCTTTCCCCAGCCAGATTAAGGATGACAAGATGGATCGCGGTGAAGAGAACTTCTTTGAAAGCAATGCCGAATTTGTATTGATGGGCGATCGCCAGTTGACTGATAACTTCCGTCTGGGCTTTACTGCCGGCGCTAACTTCATGTATCAGAAATTCGAGAACCTTACTGCCGGTGTGGGTAATATGCACACTAAAGGATTGTGGATGTTCAATGCTTCCAATCTGCTTCGTACCGCTGCTAATGTGGAACGTGAACGTGCCATGAATTCCGTATTCGGTTCGGTACAGATGTCATGGAAGGAATATCTGTCACTCGATATTACGGCCCGTAACGACTGGTCATCTACTTTGCCAAAGGCACACAACTCGTTCTTCTATCCCAGCGCCAACTTGAGTTTTGTTATCTCCGACTTTATGAAGAGCATCGACAAACCGTTGCCGTCGTGGGTTACCTTTGCCAAGTTGCGTCTTTCTGCTGCTCAGGTGGGTAAGGATACGGAACCCTATCAGTTGATAAATACCTATGGTTATAAGTTCGACAACGGTATTCTGGTTCCGGATAAGAGCAATGTGAAGATGAATGACAATCTGAAACCGGAAATCGCTACCTCTTACGAGGCTGGTCTTGATATGAAATTCTTTAATAACCGTTTGGGTTTTGACTTCACTTACTATTATAGCAAGACTAAGAACCAGATTATGAAAGTGCCCGCAGCGGCTCCCTGGAGTGGCGGACAATGGGTAAATGCCGGTTTGATTACCAATCAGGGTGTGGAGTTGATGCTTTATTCTACAATTGTGGATACCAAAGACTTTACGTTCGATTTGAATGTGAATATTGCTCATAACGTATCTAAGGTGAAAGAATTGGCACCGGATGCTAATGTGAACTACCTGTTCTTTAACGGTGACAACAACTTCCCCGTTAACGTAGGTGCACGTGCCGGAGAAAAACTGGGTGAAATCTATGCTCAGAAACTGTACAAACGCGATGACAGCGGTAATATCATTATCGGTGAGAACGGTTTGCCTCAGACAATCAACGATGAGAAGGAACGCGTAAACAATCCTATCGGCAATATTCAGCCTGATTTGACTATGTCCGTATCTCCTACCTTTACTTATAAGGGAATTACCTTGTCGGCAATGTTCGATATGAAATTCGGTGGCGACATCCTTTCTTATTCCGAGATGGTGGCAGCCGGTAACGGTTTGGCAAAGCGTACCGAGAATCGCGGTGAGAAGGATAATTATATGATGGTGTTCCCCGGCGTAACCGAAAGCGGACAACCCAATACTACCAAGATTACGGCAAGCCAGTATTACGGTGCGTTGTTGGCGGAAGATTTCTTGTACGATGCTTCATTCATCAAATTGAAAGAGTTGTCAATCGGTTACAATTTCCCGACTAAACTGTTGAAAAAGACTCCGATTCAGTCGCTCAGCGTATCATTCGTGGCACGTAACCTTTGTTACCTGCTGAAACATACACCGGGTACAAGTCCGGAGGGTGGTTATGATACAACCATGTTCTCACAGGCCATCGACTATGCGGCACTGCCTTATACCCGTACATTCGGTCTGTCTGTCAGCTTAGGTTTTTAA